The genomic DNA ATGCGCCACCTGGCACTCCGGCATCGCGCCGCCCTTGGCGAGGCTGCCGCTCGACCTCTACACACCGTTTCGATCCCGCGTGGCCGCCATCGCAATGGCGTCCCGCGGCCCCGCGAGGGCCCTCTGGCCGACCGTGACGGCGTAGTTCGCCATGGGTCGCCGGCCTTCGGCATCTATCGATAGCCCTCAAGTGTTCGGTTACGGAATCTGGCCGGAAAGTGTCGGCACCGGATGCCATGTCCCCTCTAAGTTGTTGATATAGCTGCAATTTACCTATTCAGTATTCCCGCCCTGAGTTCGCTTTTCACCCCATCGGCAACCGATGGGGAACGAAATGGCGCTCAAGCCTGGGGATGGTCTCGACAAGTGGGAAATTGCAGTCGCGAAAAAAGTGGTGGGTGAATTCCGAAGGCGATCACGGACCCTCGGGCGCGAAGAGTTCGACGACCTGGTCCAGGACTGCCTGCTGCACTGGATCGGGGTACGCAGGAAGCTGGTACCCGACCCGGACAAGCCACCTGTGGGCTACATGGCGCAGGTCGTGCGCCACAAGCTCACCGACTTGATGCGCGAGCAGGGCGCGGAAAAGCGTGCCGGTGACCTGGGTGCGGTCTCACTCGACGCCACGGTCGACGGCGCCGAGGACGGCATGACGCTGGCCGAGTCGCTGGACGCGTCCGAGTCCACGCAGGCGGGCGAGATGGGCGAAACCCACCGCCACCACTTGCGCATGGATCTTCTGCGTGCCATGGCGCGGTTGACGCCAGCCCAGCAGCGCTTGTGCGCGATGCTCGGCGCGGAAGGTCTGTCGGTCAAAGAGGCTGCCGAGCAGCTCCGAATACCGCGCGGCACCCTCTACGAAGAGATCAAGCGGATCCGCAAGGTCTTTGCGGATCATGGGCTTGGAGGCTATTTGAAGGGCTGAGCCGACACTTTTCGAGGCGATTCCGTAAGCCTGATCAGGGACCTGAATAGGCGCGGAATCGATGATCAAGTTCACCATCACCAGTACCAAAGGGGGTGTCGGCAAGACGACGCTCACCGCCAATCTGGGGGCGCTGCTGGCCGACATGGGCCTGCGCGTCCTGCTGATCGACGCGGATGTCCAGCCGTCGCTGTCGAAGTACTTTCCCCTGGCAGCGCCGCAGCCGGCGGCCGGGTTGACCGAGGTCATCGTCCGTGGCCAGGTGACGGCCGCGTGCATCACGCCGACCGTGTTTCCGAACCTGCACATCGTGGTCTCGGATGACCCGGAGGGTCATCTGCCCAACTGGCTGCTCAACCGCATCGACCGCGGATTTCGCCTTCGCTTCGCGCTGCAATCGCCGGCGGTGGCTGGCCACTACGACTGCGTGCTGATCGACACGCAAGGCGCGATCGGTCCGTTGCAGGACGCCGCCGTCATGGCTGCCGACATCCTCGTCTCGCCGATCACCCCGGAAATCCTGTCGGCGCGCGAGTTCAAGGACGGCACGATGGAGTTGCTCGACAGACTGGAGCCTGGCAGTGCGCTCGGCGCCACGCTGGGGCCGGTCAAGGCGGTGATCTATCGACAGGACCGCACCTCGGATGCCCGCTTGATCGCCAGCGGGATCCGTGAAGACTTCATCCGTCTGAAGGGTCGGGTGTCGGTGCTCGACACCGTGGTGCCGCATGCCAAGGCCTACAAGGAAGCCGCGACGCTGCGCATACCGGTGCATCGCCATGAACGCCGCCGCGATGGCGTGATGCCGAGTGCCAGCACCGTCATGCACCAACTCGCGTGGGAACTCATCCCAAGCCTGCAGGGCGTACTCGCCGACGAGCCTCAAGTGGAGGAGCCGTCGTCATGAGCCACAAGGTTTCCGTCGATGAGCGCCGCCGGCTCGTGGCGCAGTCTCTGCAGGTGGGCAACCCGGGCAACAACGCGCGTGACCTCCCAGGTGTTGCCGATGCGCGCGCGTCCCACGATCAGTTCGAACACCAGATCGAGCTGACGGTCGATGACATCCGGCCTTACGAGAACAACCCGCGCCGATCGGCGAACGTCAAGTTCGACGACATCAAGGAGTCGATCCGCACCGGCGGACT from Acidovorax sp. T1 includes the following:
- a CDS encoding RNA polymerase sigma factor; translated protein: MALKPGDGLDKWEIAVAKKVVGEFRRRSRTLGREEFDDLVQDCLLHWIGVRRKLVPDPDKPPVGYMAQVVRHKLTDLMREQGAEKRAGDLGAVSLDATVDGAEDGMTLAESLDASESTQAGEMGETHRHHLRMDLLRAMARLTPAQQRLCAMLGAEGLSVKEAAEQLRIPRGTLYEEIKRIRKVFADHGLGGYLKG
- a CDS encoding ParA family protein; this encodes MIKFTITSTKGGVGKTTLTANLGALLADMGLRVLLIDADVQPSLSKYFPLAAPQPAAGLTEVIVRGQVTAACITPTVFPNLHIVVSDDPEGHLPNWLLNRIDRGFRLRFALQSPAVAGHYDCVLIDTQGAIGPLQDAAVMAADILVSPITPEILSAREFKDGTMELLDRLEPGSALGATLGPVKAVIYRQDRTSDARLIASGIREDFIRLKGRVSVLDTVVPHAKAYKEAATLRIPVHRHERRRDGVMPSASTVMHQLAWELIPSLQGVLADEPQVEEPSS